The Caproicibacterium lactatifermentans genome contains a region encoding:
- a CDS encoding RnfABCDGE type electron transport complex subunit G, with protein sequence MKEKIDTKKEIVKPIVVLFLICLIVTLALAVTNQVTKNKILQMNQQTENASQQQVLPTANSFTKKTSGDKTYAIGSKDGKVTGYVFTTTSTSYGGDVKVMTGISADGKVTGVNLLKTSDTPGLGLNAKKESFRDQYKQAVPASGSFTVIKNGKAGQGEISALTGATISSKAVTTAVNEAVSTYYKTVKGGA encoded by the coding sequence ATGAAAGAAAAGATTGATACTAAAAAAGAAATTGTAAAACCCATCGTCGTGCTATTTCTTATTTGCCTGATTGTTACATTGGCCTTGGCTGTTACAAACCAGGTAACCAAAAACAAAATTTTGCAGATGAACCAGCAAACCGAAAATGCCAGCCAACAGCAGGTGCTGCCCACAGCAAATTCTTTTACAAAAAAGACTAGTGGTGACAAGACCTATGCGATAGGCAGCAAAGACGGCAAAGTTACCGGCTATGTCTTTACGACCACCAGCACCAGCTACGGCGGCGACGTAAAAGTGATGACCGGCATCAGCGCAGACGGCAAAGTGACCGGTGTCAATCTGCTGAAAACCAGCGATACCCCCGGCTTGGGCCTGAACGCAAAGAAAGAATCCTTCCGTGACCAGTACAAACAGGCGGTTCCCGCCAGCGGCTCTTTCACCGTTATTAAGAACGGCAAGGCCGGTCAGGGAGAAATCAGCGCGCTGACTGGTGCGACCATTTCCAGCAAAGCGGTCACAACCGCAGTAAATGAGGCTGTTTCCACCTATTATAAAACTGTGAAAGGAGGCGCCTGA
- a CDS encoding NusG domain II-containing protein: MKKKLFQKKDLLLILPILAVAVGLLLWNTFRSSGQELTAVVEENGRVTHTYDLSCQQTAQVVDIGGSYHVKLLVEPGKISFSHSDCPDQICVRTGKLAKAGQTAVCLPARVSVHIRSSGNEVDGTTG; the protein is encoded by the coding sequence ATGAAAAAGAAACTGTTTCAAAAGAAAGACCTGCTGCTGATTCTGCCTATATTGGCAGTGGCAGTGGGTCTGCTTCTCTGGAATACCTTTCGCTCCTCCGGTCAGGAACTGACAGCAGTGGTGGAGGAAAACGGCCGTGTAACACATACCTATGACCTTTCCTGTCAGCAGACGGCACAGGTGGTTGATATCGGCGGCAGCTACCATGTAAAGCTGCTGGTGGAACCGGGAAAAATTTCTTTTTCCCATTCGGATTGTCCGGACCAAATTTGTGTGCGCACCGGTAAGCTGGCAAAAGCGGGACAGACCGCTGTATGTCTGCCCGCAAGGGTAAGTGTGCACATTCGGAGCAGCGGAAATGAGGTGGACGGCACCACAGGCTAA
- the rsxE gene encoding electron transport complex subunit RsxE, with protein MAEGKEKTSLWHEFTKGLIKENPVLRLVLGCCSTLALSTAASNSIGMGIATTFVLVCSNAVISALRHVIPDKVRIPCYIVVIAGFVSVVQMLIEAFSPALKDALGIYLPLIVVNCIILGRAEGFANKHKVLPSIMDGLGMGLGFTFTLLVMGTIREIIGSGTFFGMQVTPSMYPGIIIFLLPPGGFFVFGMLMAVANRITEHHGGKPVEDINCACCPMAVACGHVEVGSKQPSEKCERNGSSAQNKFLRGSVPPLQDDTQPKDGDTK; from the coding sequence ATGGCAGAAGGGAAAGAAAAGACAAGTCTTTGGCATGAATTTACAAAAGGACTGATTAAAGAGAACCCGGTCCTGCGTCTGGTCCTCGGCTGCTGCTCTACGCTGGCGCTCTCTACCGCTGCCAGCAACTCCATTGGCATGGGCATTGCTACCACGTTTGTTTTGGTTTGCTCCAACGCCGTTATTTCCGCCCTGCGCCACGTCATTCCCGACAAGGTTCGTATTCCCTGCTACATTGTAGTTATTGCCGGCTTTGTGTCGGTTGTGCAGATGCTGATTGAAGCATTCTCCCCCGCACTAAAAGACGCCCTGGGTATTTACCTGCCCCTGATTGTTGTTAACTGCATCATTCTGGGCCGTGCAGAAGGTTTTGCAAACAAGCATAAGGTTCTGCCAAGCATTATGGATGGTTTAGGCATGGGCCTAGGTTTCACATTTACGCTGCTGGTTATGGGCACCATTCGTGAAATCATCGGTTCCGGTACTTTCTTTGGTATGCAGGTTACCCCATCCATGTATCCTGGCATCATCATCTTCCTACTCCCTCCCGGTGGCTTCTTCGTTTTCGGTATGTTGATGGCGGTCGCAAACCGCATCACCGAACATCACGGCGGCAAGCCGGTAGAGGACATCAATTGTGCCTGCTGCCCAATGGCCGTTGCCTGTGGTCATGTTGAGGTCGGTTCTAAGCAGCCCTCCGAAAAATGTGAGCGGAACGGCAGCTCCGCACAGAACAAGTTTCTGAGAGGTTCCGTACCGCCGCTGCAGGACGACACGCAGCCAAAGGATGGTGACACGAAATGA
- a CDS encoding valine--tRNA ligase produces the protein MSRQLAKTYNHGEVEDRIYDFWIKGGYFHAEPDPKKKPYTIVIPPPNITGQLHLGHAMDETLQDILTRWRRMQGYSALWVPGTDHASIATEAKIVEAMRKEGVTKVQIGRDAFLKRAWAWKDKFGGRIDQQLRKLGVSCDWQRERFTLDEGCSKAVREVFVRLYEKGLIYRGERIINWCPHCKTTISDAEVEFEEKDGSFWHVRYPFKDGSGYLELATTRPETMLGDTAVAVHPDDERYKDIVGKTLILPLVGREIPVVADEYVEKDFGTGVVKITPAHDPNDFEVGRRHHLEVINMMNEDGSINENGGKYAGLSGMEARKQIVKELDEQGYLVSIEPIKHNVGTCYRCHSTIEPRVSKQWFVKMEPLAKPAIDAVRSDKVRFIPERMEKIYYNWMENIRDWCISRQLWWGHRIPAWYCDDCGETVVARTDPDTCPKCGGHHLHQDEDTLDTWFSSALWPFSVLGWPDKTKDLDYYFPTNTLVTGYDIIFFWVARMIFSSLEQTGEVPFHTVFFHGLVRDSQGRKMSKSLGNGIDPIKVIDQYGADALRFTLITGISPGNDTRYSDERVQASRNFANKIWNASRFILMNIEGKNVPNALPDTLTMEDKWILDSFNRLAQEINDNLEKFEFGIAAQKLHDFLWDEFCDWYIEISKIRLQGSDEAAAQQARQVLVWVMTRTLALLHPFMPYITEEIWQALPHTGEALIMAPYPAYDAQLAFPEEADKMESIMAAVRGVRNRRSEMNVAPSRKTALYIATEKQDTFRSGEEIFKRLAYTTEIQVAPSFTLDGAVTIVTSDAKVYIQMNELVDKEAEKKRLNKELASAQKGYQNAQAKLQNEKFMTKAPEKVVAGVRANAQKLKERMDLISSSLEALK, from the coding sequence ATGAGCAGACAACTTGCAAAAACGTATAATCACGGCGAAGTGGAGGATCGCATCTATGACTTCTGGATAAAAGGCGGTTATTTTCACGCGGAGCCGGACCCAAAGAAAAAGCCATACACCATTGTTATTCCACCGCCGAATATCACCGGGCAGCTGCACTTGGGCCATGCAATGGATGAAACACTGCAGGACATTCTTACCCGCTGGCGCCGTATGCAGGGCTACAGCGCCTTGTGGGTGCCCGGAACGGACCACGCTTCCATTGCCACCGAGGCAAAGATTGTAGAGGCTATGCGCAAAGAGGGCGTGACCAAGGTACAGATAGGCCGGGACGCTTTTTTAAAGCGTGCGTGGGCATGGAAGGACAAGTTTGGTGGCCGCATCGACCAGCAGCTGCGCAAATTGGGTGTTTCCTGTGACTGGCAGCGGGAACGCTTCACGCTGGACGAAGGCTGCAGTAAGGCCGTACGGGAAGTTTTTGTACGTCTGTATGAAAAAGGACTGATTTACCGCGGCGAACGGATTATCAACTGGTGTCCGCACTGCAAGACAACCATTTCTGACGCTGAAGTGGAGTTCGAGGAAAAGGACGGTTCCTTCTGGCACGTTCGCTACCCCTTTAAGGACGGCAGCGGATACCTGGAGCTCGCTACTACCCGCCCCGAAACAATGCTGGGTGATACGGCCGTGGCAGTGCACCCGGACGATGAGCGCTACAAAGATATTGTTGGCAAAACGCTAATTTTGCCGCTGGTCGGCCGTGAAATTCCGGTTGTGGCGGACGAATACGTTGAAAAGGATTTTGGTACTGGTGTTGTAAAAATCACACCGGCACATGACCCCAACGACTTTGAGGTTGGCCGCCGTCATCATTTGGAAGTCATCAATATGATGAACGAGGACGGCTCCATTAACGAAAATGGCGGCAAATACGCGGGACTGTCCGGCATGGAGGCCCGTAAACAAATCGTCAAAGAGCTGGACGAGCAGGGCTATTTGGTCAGCATTGAGCCCATCAAGCATAACGTGGGTACCTGCTACCGCTGCCACAGCACCATTGAGCCGCGCGTTTCCAAGCAGTGGTTTGTTAAAATGGAACCGCTGGCAAAACCGGCAATCGATGCGGTTCGCTCCGACAAAGTTCGCTTTATTCCGGAACGTATGGAAAAAATTTATTATAACTGGATGGAAAATATCCGTGACTGGTGCATTTCGCGTCAGCTGTGGTGGGGCCACCGGATTCCGGCGTGGTATTGTGACGACTGCGGTGAAACAGTTGTTGCCCGTACGGACCCGGACACCTGCCCCAAGTGCGGCGGTCATCATCTGCACCAGGACGAGGATACACTGGATACCTGGTTCAGTTCCGCGCTGTGGCCGTTTAGTGTGCTGGGCTGGCCGGACAAGACCAAAGATTTGGACTATTATTTCCCAACCAATACACTGGTAACCGGCTACGATATCATTTTCTTCTGGGTTGCGCGCATGATTTTCTCCAGTTTGGAGCAGACCGGTGAGGTGCCGTTCCATACGGTATTTTTCCACGGCCTTGTGCGGGACAGCCAGGGACGCAAAATGAGCAAATCCCTTGGCAATGGCATTGACCCCATTAAGGTCATTGACCAGTATGGCGCGGATGCCCTGCGCTTTACACTGATTACCGGCATCAGCCCCGGTAACGATACCCGTTATTCGGACGAGCGTGTGCAGGCCAGCCGGAACTTTGCCAATAAGATATGGAACGCTTCCCGCTTTATCCTGATGAATATTGAAGGGAAGAATGTGCCAAATGCACTGCCGGATACCCTGACCATGGAGGATAAATGGATTCTTGACTCCTTCAATCGCCTGGCACAGGAAATTAACGATAATCTGGAAAAATTTGAGTTTGGCATTGCTGCACAGAAGCTGCACGACTTCCTGTGGGACGAGTTCTGCGATTGGTATATTGAGATTTCTAAAATTCGTCTGCAGGGCAGTGATGAGGCTGCCGCACAGCAGGCACGGCAGGTTTTGGTGTGGGTTATGACGCGCACGCTTGCGCTGCTGCATCCCTTTATGCCGTATATTACCGAGGAAATTTGGCAGGCACTGCCGCATACAGGGGAAGCGCTTATCATGGCACCGTATCCAGCCTATGATGCACAGCTGGCATTCCCAGAGGAAGCCGACAAGATGGAAAGCATTATGGCTGCCGTGCGTGGTGTCCGCAACCGCCGTTCCGAGATGAACGTAGCTCCTTCCCGCAAAACAGCACTGTATATCGCAACGGAAAAGCAGGACACATTCCGTTCTGGCGAGGAGATTTTCAAACGCCTCGCTTACACAACGGAGATTCAGGTTGCACCATCGTTTACGCTAGATGGCGCCGTGACCATTGTCACTTCGGACGCCAAAGTCTACATTCAAATGAACGAATTGGTAGATAAAGAAGCGGAAAAGAAGCGGCTGAACAAGGAACTTGCTTCCGCACAGAAAGGCTATCAGAACGCGCAGGCAAAACTACAGAACGAAAAGTTTATGACCAAGGCACCGGAGAAAGTGGTGGCCGGTGTTCGTGCCAACGCGCAAAAACTAAAAGAACGTATGGATTTGATTTCGTCCAGCTTGGAAGCACTGAAATGA
- the rsxC gene encoding electron transport complex subunit RsxC — protein MELSFPTKPFRTHGGAAVPHRKNTAQVQSVVMPAPKEVAIPMQMHVGAPCSPLVKPGDLVTVGQKIGDSKAFVSAPIHASVSGKVKAIQKIQLSNGGYGDAVIIESDGKMEPCPDLKAPEVTDLKSFLQAVRDSGLVGLGGAGFPTHVKLNVPEGKKVDTLIVNIAECEPYLTADNREALEDTANVLDGVFTVKKMLGLSRAMIAVEKNKPEVISQLNTLLTTDSRNDGQTVRVMPLKATYPQGAEKVLIKACTDRVVPMGKLPADVGCIVMNVTSIATLANYLKTGMPLVKKRLTIDGGAVKDPKNVIVPIGTSIHDIMDFVGTKKAPAKVLIGGPMMGMAAATIDAPVQKQNNGLLFLSEEEAHLPQPTACIRCGRCVQGCPMHLIPTKLEEYVKVQDVGALQKFDVMDCMECGTCAYNCPAHRPLVQAIRLGKSLVKAGGAKK, from the coding sequence ATGGAATTGAGCTTTCCAACAAAGCCGTTCCGAACGCACGGCGGCGCTGCGGTTCCTCACCGGAAGAACACCGCCCAGGTGCAGTCCGTGGTTATGCCGGCTCCAAAGGAAGTAGCCATCCCCATGCAAATGCACGTGGGTGCCCCCTGCTCCCCGCTGGTAAAACCCGGTGACCTGGTAACGGTAGGTCAGAAAATCGGTGATAGCAAGGCCTTTGTCAGTGCGCCGATTCACGCAAGTGTTTCCGGCAAGGTAAAGGCAATCCAGAAGATTCAGCTGTCCAACGGCGGCTATGGTGATGCAGTCATCATTGAATCCGATGGAAAAATGGAGCCTTGTCCTGACCTGAAGGCCCCTGAAGTCACTGACCTAAAGAGTTTTCTGCAGGCCGTACGTGATTCTGGTTTGGTCGGCCTTGGCGGCGCTGGTTTTCCAACGCACGTCAAGCTGAACGTTCCAGAAGGAAAAAAGGTAGATACCCTGATTGTCAACATTGCAGAGTGTGAACCCTACCTGACCGCGGACAACCGCGAAGCACTGGAAGACACAGCAAATGTTCTGGACGGTGTTTTCACCGTAAAGAAAATGCTGGGCCTCTCTCGTGCAATGATTGCCGTGGAAAAGAACAAGCCGGAGGTTATCAGCCAGCTGAACACCCTGCTGACAACTGACAGCCGCAACGACGGCCAGACTGTCCGTGTAATGCCCCTGAAGGCCACTTACCCACAGGGCGCTGAAAAAGTGCTGATTAAAGCCTGCACGGACCGTGTCGTTCCCATGGGCAAGCTGCCGGCAGATGTCGGCTGTATTGTCATGAACGTCACCAGTATTGCTACGCTGGCCAATTACCTGAAGACCGGCATGCCGCTGGTGAAAAAGCGTCTGACCATTGACGGCGGCGCAGTAAAGGACCCCAAGAATGTCATTGTTCCAATCGGCACAAGCATTCACGACATTATGGATTTTGTCGGTACCAAGAAAGCACCGGCAAAGGTCCTTATCGGCGGTCCAATGATGGGTATGGCTGCGGCTACTATAGACGCACCCGTACAAAAGCAGAACAATGGTCTGCTTTTCCTTTCGGAAGAGGAAGCTCATCTGCCGCAGCCAACCGCCTGCATCCGCTGCGGGCGCTGCGTACAGGGCTGTCCCATGCACTTAATACCCACGAAACTGGAAGAGTATGTGAAAGTCCAGGATGTGGGGGCGCTGCAGAAATTTGACGTAATGGACTGCATGGAATGCGGCACCTGCGCCTACAACTGCCCCGCTCACCGGCCGCTGGTACAGGCGATTCGGCTGGGCAAATCGCTCGTCAAAGCAGGAGGTGCTAAAAAATAA
- a CDS encoding electron transport complex protein RnfA produces MSAYAIQLLSIFLSAILTENYILNQFLGICPFLGVSKKLKTAVGMSLAVIVVMFISTAVTYPIYSKILQPHDMDYLQVVVFILVIAALVQLIETILKKYIPSLYKALGIYLPLITTNCAVLGITQLVISKGEDYTQALVNAIGSGVGFLVAMVIFSGVRERIENNDYPKFLKGLPSTLIAASLVAASFLGFAGVVKGMLGY; encoded by the coding sequence ATGAGTGCATACGCAATTCAACTGCTGTCTATTTTCCTCTCTGCTATTTTAACAGAGAACTATATTTTGAACCAGTTCCTCGGCATCTGCCCGTTCCTGGGTGTTTCCAAGAAGCTGAAAACAGCCGTGGGCATGAGCCTTGCCGTTATTGTGGTTATGTTCATTTCAACCGCTGTTACCTATCCTATCTACAGCAAGATTCTGCAGCCACACGACATGGACTATCTGCAGGTCGTTGTGTTCATTCTGGTCATTGCTGCACTGGTACAGCTGATTGAAACAATCCTGAAAAAGTACATTCCGTCCCTGTATAAGGCCCTGGGCATTTATCTGCCGCTGATTACCACCAACTGCGCTGTTTTGGGTATTACACAGCTGGTTATCAGCAAAGGTGAAGATTATACCCAGGCGCTGGTAAACGCCATTGGTTCCGGTGTTGGCTTCCTGGTGGCTATGGTCATCTTCTCCGGTGTGCGTGAGCGCATTGAGAACAATGACTACCCGAAGTTCCTGAAAGGTCTGCCCAGCACCCTGATTGCAGCATCCCTTGTGGCAGCGTCCTTCCTTGGCTTTGCCGGCGTTGTCAAAGGCATGCTGGGTTATTAA
- a CDS encoding Gx transporter family protein, whose protein sequence is MKDKLRISRTTRRVAFIGMLAALALVLSALEAMIPPLPMLPPGAKLGLSNIVTMYAAGTVGLVPALCIALLKGLFTGSIQGAIAFFMSTAGGLASTLVMWLLLQPKKKPFGLLGLGVAGALTHNMAQLGVAALLTTPAIGYYAPWLLLFGIGAGIVTGLVLRTVAPLLERFHP, encoded by the coding sequence ATGAAAGATAAACTGCGTATTTCCCGGACAACTCGGCGCGTTGCCTTTATCGGGATGCTTGCCGCACTGGCGCTGGTTCTTTCCGCGCTGGAGGCGATGATTCCGCCGCTGCCCATGCTGCCCCCCGGGGCCAAGCTGGGCCTTTCCAATATTGTAACGATGTACGCCGCCGGTACAGTTGGTCTGGTACCGGCGCTATGTATTGCCCTTTTAAAAGGTCTGTTTACCGGCAGCATACAGGGGGCCATTGCCTTCTTTATGAGCACCGCTGGCGGTTTGGCCAGCACATTGGTTATGTGGCTGCTGCTGCAGCCGAAAAAAAAGCCTTTCGGTCTATTGGGGCTGGGTGTTGCCGGCGCACTGACGCACAATATGGCCCAGCTAGGCGTAGCGGCCCTGCTGACTACACCAGCCATCGGTTACTATGCACCGTGGCTTTTGCTGTTTGGTATAGGTGCCGGTATTGTGACCGGCTTGGTACTGCGTACGGTTGCCCCGCTGCTGGAACGTTTTCATCCCTGA
- a CDS encoding RnfABCDGE type electron transport complex subunit D, giving the protein MEKLIVSSSPHLHTATNTRRIMADVIIALIPAMIASVILFGWRALCLLVISVLTCVLCEYICRKVMKRDNTVGDLSAVVTGVLLAMNVPSSLNPLMLMFGDIVAIVVVKQMFGGIGQNFVNPALMARIILMNSFPGPMASWPKPMAADAATSATPLGLLKEGGHYNSNYLQLFLGYRGGCLGETCALALLIGFAYLLIRRVITPTIPLCYIGTAMLLSLLMGRDPLMDLLCGGLLLGAIFMATDYTTSPITFKGQIIYAVGCGCLTMIIRRFGSLPEGVSFSIIIMNILTPLIERGTHPRAFGKSKETKKEAARQ; this is encoded by the coding sequence ATGGAGAAACTGATTGTATCCTCTTCCCCGCACCTGCACACAGCGACGAACACACGGCGCATTATGGCGGATGTTATCATTGCACTGATTCCAGCCATGATTGCTTCAGTCATTCTGTTTGGCTGGCGTGCCCTGTGCCTCCTTGTCATTTCCGTACTGACCTGTGTGCTGTGCGAATACATCTGCCGGAAGGTTATGAAGCGGGACAACACGGTTGGTGACCTTTCCGCCGTGGTCACCGGCGTTCTGCTGGCAATGAATGTTCCGTCTTCACTCAACCCGCTGATGCTGATGTTCGGCGACATTGTTGCCATTGTCGTTGTCAAGCAGATGTTCGGCGGCATTGGTCAAAACTTTGTGAACCCGGCCCTGATGGCCCGTATCATTCTGATGAACTCTTTCCCTGGCCCGATGGCCAGTTGGCCAAAGCCGATGGCGGCAGATGCGGCAACTTCCGCTACTCCGCTGGGTTTGCTGAAAGAGGGCGGCCACTATAACTCGAACTACCTGCAGCTGTTCCTTGGCTACCGCGGCGGCTGCCTGGGTGAAACCTGTGCACTGGCTTTGCTGATTGGCTTTGCCTATCTGCTAATTCGCCGGGTAATCACCCCAACCATTCCGCTGTGCTACATAGGCACCGCCATGCTGCTGTCCCTCCTGATGGGCCGCGACCCGCTGATGGACCTGCTGTGCGGCGGCCTGCTGCTGGGCGCTATCTTCATGGCAACTGATTACACCACCAGCCCCATTACCTTTAAAGGTCAGATTATCTATGCGGTTGGGTGCGGCTGCCTGACGATGATTATCCGTCGTTTTGGCTCCCTGCCGGAAGGTGTTTCCTTCTCAATTATCATTATGAATATTCTTACCCCGCTGATTGAACGCGGCACGCATCCCCGTGCTTTCGGCAAATCGAAAGAAACTAAGAAGGAGGCGGCACGGCAATGA
- a CDS encoding bifunctional folylpolyglutamate synthase/dihydrofolate synthase, which yields MTYEEVLQQIHALHRFKKVPGLAHLRTLLHTLGDPQDYLRFVHVAGTNGKGSTSTMIAAMLQHSGFRTGLFTSPFVVDFRERFQLNGRMIPRKELVRTAQAVLPPLMEMEHRGEDFSEFEAVTALGLYWFAQKKCDVVVLEVGLGGRLDATNVIAAPLCAVITHISYDHTEILGSTLTEIAGEKCGILKEGCDVVCAPGQDPEALAVIRRTAKERHCRLTEADASLLHVTAETLSGTAMQYRGQPLQMRLLGDYQVVNASSALACMEVLHQYHGFSGISAKGCADGLAAVRMPARFEIFSGSPLTVVDGAHNPDGAQALAACLRRYLPNRRLVALSGMCADKDTAQFVRTLAPLFFGAVMVPLQNPRGMRPRELASLWQRERVLTQMASSPCTGLELARQLAGPDGAVIMCGSLYLAGEVRPLLTGPLL from the coding sequence ATGACTTACGAAGAGGTTCTGCAGCAGATTCACGCCCTGCACCGCTTTAAAAAAGTGCCGGGGCTTGCGCATCTGCGGACACTGCTGCACACACTGGGGGACCCGCAGGACTACCTGCGTTTTGTGCATGTGGCTGGGACGAACGGCAAAGGTTCTACCAGTACTATGATTGCCGCCATGCTGCAGCACAGCGGCTTCCGTACAGGGCTGTTTACTTCTCCATTTGTGGTGGATTTCCGGGAACGCTTTCAGCTGAACGGCAGAATGATTCCGCGTAAAGAGCTGGTACGGACAGCGCAGGCCGTCCTGCCGCCGCTGATGGAAATGGAGCATAGGGGAGAGGATTTTTCCGAGTTTGAAGCTGTCACAGCACTGGGGCTGTACTGGTTTGCCCAAAAGAAATGTGATGTAGTGGTACTGGAGGTGGGCCTTGGCGGCCGTTTAGATGCCACCAATGTGATAGCGGCGCCTCTGTGCGCGGTCATTACGCATATCTCCTATGACCATACCGAAATACTCGGCAGTACACTGACGGAGATTGCAGGGGAAAAGTGTGGTATTCTGAAAGAGGGATGCGATGTAGTCTGTGCACCGGGACAGGACCCGGAAGCATTGGCGGTTATTCGCCGCACCGCGAAAGAGCGGCACTGCCGTTTGACAGAAGCGGATGCTTCTTTGCTGCATGTGACAGCCGAAACACTTTCCGGTACCGCCATGCAGTATCGGGGACAGCCGCTGCAGATGCGTTTGCTGGGAGATTATCAAGTGGTGAATGCTTCGTCAGCACTTGCCTGTATGGAGGTCCTGCACCAATATCATGGCTTTTCCGGCATCAGTGCGAAAGGGTGTGCGGATGGGCTGGCTGCTGTGCGTATGCCTGCCCGGTTCGAGATTTTTTCGGGCAGTCCGCTTACGGTGGTGGACGGTGCGCATAATCCGGACGGTGCACAGGCACTGGCCGCGTGCCTGCGGCGGTATCTTCCAAACCGGCGGCTGGTGGCATTGTCCGGTATGTGTGCGGATAAAGACACCGCACAGTTTGTGCGTACCCTTGCGCCGCTCTTCTTCGGGGCGGTGATGGTGCCGCTGCAAAATCCGCGTGGAATGCGTCCACGGGAGCTTGCTTCACTCTGGCAGAGGGAACGTGTGTTAACCCAAATGGCATCTTCTCCGTGCACTGGGCTGGAACTTGCGCGGCAGCTCGCCGGACCGGATGGCGCGGTTATTATGTGCGGTTCGTTGTATCTTGCCGGAGAGGTGCGGCCACTGCTAACAGGACCGCTTCTGTAA
- the crcB gene encoding fluoride efflux transporter CrcB codes for MNVLLNCLFVGCGGMLGAVARYLMGFLPLKPQNGFPAGTMLINVIGAFFIGLIAALAGKYGTLNPHLVLFLKVGICGGFTTFSTFSLEALGLLQSGKCLLGAAYMVLSVVLCVAAAAGGQVLVQ; via the coding sequence ATGAATGTACTGCTGAACTGTCTGTTTGTTGGTTGTGGCGGAATGCTGGGGGCTGTGGCGCGTTACCTCATGGGATTTTTACCGCTGAAACCGCAGAATGGCTTCCCCGCCGGGACCATGCTCATTAACGTTATCGGTGCTTTCTTCATTGGGTTGATTGCTGCGCTGGCGGGGAAGTATGGCACGCTGAATCCGCATTTGGTGCTGTTCTTAAAGGTTGGCATCTGCGGCGGATTTACAACGTTCTCTACTTTTTCACTGGAGGCGCTCGGCCTTCTGCAGAGCGGCAAGTGTTTGCTGGGGGCAGCCTATATGGTACTCAGTGTAGTGCTTTGTGTAGCAGCTGCCGCCGGTGGGCAGGTATTGGTACAGTAA
- a CDS encoding RnfABCDGE type electron transport complex subunit B, protein MDTNAILFAILIVCIIGLICGVMLAVASTFMAVPKDQKEEDIRALLPGANCGACGFSGCDGYAAAMAKGEAKPGLCAPGGAAVAKAISDYLGVGDAGIEEKVACVQCFGNDDNTTKADTYEGIERCAAANNVAGGGTSCQYGCLGIGDCVRACNYDAIKICNGAASVDVTRCVGCTMCAQACPRHLITMVPKKRQAVNHCSNCDKGAATNKVCKVGCIGCGKCVKVCPKGAITIENFRAKVDPEKCVGCGLCAKECPRHCLTVMLVPKKAIPAAKS, encoded by the coding sequence ATGGATACGAATGCGATTTTATTTGCCATCCTCATCGTCTGTATCATCGGCCTTATCTGCGGCGTAATGCTGGCAGTTGCCTCTACCTTTATGGCAGTGCCGAAAGACCAGAAAGAAGAGGATATTCGAGCCCTGCTGCCCGGCGCCAACTGCGGTGCCTGCGGTTTTTCCGGCTGTGACGGCTATGCGGCTGCCATGGCAAAGGGTGAAGCAAAGCCCGGCCTGTGCGCACCCGGCGGTGCTGCTGTTGCAAAAGCAATCAGTGACTATCTGGGTGTTGGCGATGCCGGTATCGAAGAAAAGGTTGCCTGCGTACAGTGCTTTGGCAATGATGACAATACGACCAAAGCAGATACCTATGAGGGCATCGAGCGCTGTGCGGCTGCCAATAACGTAGCCGGCGGCGGAACTTCCTGCCAGTATGGCTGCTTAGGCATCGGCGACTGTGTGCGTGCCTGCAACTATGATGCTATCAAAATTTGCAACGGTGCTGCCTCTGTCGATGTCACTCGCTGCGTCGGCTGCACCATGTGTGCACAAGCCTGCCCGCGCCATCTGATTACTATGGTGCCTAAAAAGCGCCAGGCTGTCAATCACTGCAGCAACTGCGACAAGGGCGCTGCAACCAACAAGGTCTGCAAGGTTGGCTGCATTGGCTGCGGCAAGTGTGTGAAGGTCTGCCCAAAGGGCGCTATCACGATTGAAAACTTCCGTGCGAAGGTTGACCCTGAAAAGTGCGTAGGCTGCGGTCTATGCGCAAAAGAGTGCCCGCGTCACTGCCTAACCGTTATGCTGGTACCGAAGAAAGCAATACCTGCCGCAAAGTCCTAA